In Dethiosulfovibrio salsuginis, a single genomic region encodes these proteins:
- a CDS encoding isocitrate lyase/PEP mutase family protein, whose translation MTKGKRLRKRLAEPGIVVAPGVFDALSARICEMAGFEVLQHTGYGTAASLLGRPDVGLLSMTEMRDQLHRMVRAVDVPIIGDADNGFGNAVNVDRTVREYIWAGAAGLFLEDQVIPKRCGHMAGKAIVSKEEMMGKLRAALFARDGEDKDALIVYRTDAVAVSGFDDAIDRARSAADLGVDMVFVEALETIEQMERAVREIPIPLMLNLVEGGKTPLISTSEAEAMGFKYVMYPVTPLFAAAAALRESMEELRKNGLSESLMARLMSFGDFVDIVGLDEIREMEERYLPPGEMNKYGGRSRIV comes from the coding sequence ATGACCAAGGGGAAACGGCTCAGAAAGAGGCTTGCCGAGCCAGGTATCGTTGTAGCTCCAGGGGTGTTCGACGCCCTCAGCGCCAGGATATGCGAGATGGCTGGGTTCGAGGTGCTTCAACATACTGGGTACGGCACGGCGGCCTCTCTTCTGGGAAGGCCAGACGTGGGCCTTCTATCCATGACCGAGATGAGGGATCAGCTTCACCGCATGGTCAGGGCCGTCGACGTCCCCATCATCGGGGATGCCGATAACGGTTTTGGAAACGCCGTTAACGTCGACAGAACGGTCCGTGAGTATATCTGGGCTGGTGCAGCAGGTCTTTTTCTAGAGGATCAGGTTATCCCAAAAAGATGTGGTCACATGGCAGGAAAGGCGATCGTCTCCAAGGAAGAGATGATGGGAAAGCTCCGGGCCGCCCTGTTCGCCAGGGACGGAGAGGATAAAGACGCCCTGATCGTCTACAGGACCGACGCTGTGGCAGTGTCGGGATTCGACGACGCCATCGACAGGGCTAGATCCGCTGCTGACCTAGGCGTGGACATGGTCTTCGTCGAGGCCCTCGAGACGATAGAGCAGATGGAGAGGGCCGTCAGGGAGATACCGATACCTCTGATGCTCAACCTAGTCGAGGGTGGAAAGACCCCTCTAATATCGACGTCCGAGGCCGAGGCTATGGGCTTTAAGTACGTCATGTACCCTGTGACCCCTCTTTTCGCCGCGGCGGCGGCCTTGAGGGAAAGCATGGAGGAACTCAGAAAAAACGGCCTCTCCGAGTCGCTTATGGCGAGGCTGATGTCTTTCGGCGATTTCGTGGATATCGTAGGGCTTGATGAGATAAGGGAGATGGAGGAACGCTACCTTCCTCCAGGTGAGATGAATAAATACGGAGGACGGTCCAGGATAGTCTGA
- a CDS encoding TRAP transporter small permease subunit yields MGLILFYEVIMRYFFNSPTVWTQEVSVYLFMWCMFGGAAYALQKGKHVNIDLLTMRMSEKKQSLLKVLTSLVGVAFCSEIAVQGWGMIASAVKYQKHSPTPLQIPLWIPQSALFVGFALLALQFVVIVLDEFDFLRTGERPAVQEGGHR; encoded by the coding sequence ATGGGTTTGATTCTTTTTTATGAGGTTATTATGAGGTATTTCTTTAACTCTCCAACTGTATGGACGCAAGAGGTTTCTGTCTATCTGTTCATGTGGTGCATGTTTGGCGGGGCGGCTTACGCTCTTCAAAAAGGTAAACACGTCAACATAGACCTCCTGACCATGAGGATGTCGGAGAAAAAGCAGAGCCTTTTGAAGGTCTTGACCAGCCTGGTCGGGGTCGCCTTTTGCAGCGAGATAGCGGTTCAGGGATGGGGAATGATAGCCAGTGCGGTGAAATATCAAAAGCACTCCCCCACGCCTCTTCAGATACCTCTTTGGATACCTCAGTCCGCTTTGTTCGTCGGATTTGCCCTTTTAGCCCTACAGTTTGTGGTGATCGTGTTGGATGAGTTTGATTTTCTCAGGACCGGAGAGAGGCCGGCGGTTCAGGAAGGTGGGCATAGATGA
- a CDS encoding TRAP transporter large permease codes for MTSFLLVILLLLVVLFMGMPVAFSLGATSVLLTLVYDLPMKVLSQSIFTSLEGFVLLSIPLFVLMSQVLLDGRIGDDLFEVMNAWVRHLPGGLAIATIMACAFFAAITGSGAATAATIGMVAYPAMIERGYDKKFTLGLLAAGGTLGILIPPSIPLILYGAITEESVGKLFIAGIIPGLILTGIFVVYSVVKSKRGGFTPMPKVPWKERLSVTAKNIWGIILPLLVVGGIYSGAFTPTEAAAVGLVYSLFITMVIYRTIKIKDIPEICMKALGTSCMIAMVIAGAVLFGRVMTLLMIPQKLTELIIQNNFSPMMFIIAMNLLMVILGMVLETVSIVLLTMPLVTPILLALHIDPIWYAIILTVNMTMALITPPVGMNLYVIKGLRKDISMGEIISGVLPFMLLLVVMLIIVMAFPTLSTWLPSVMH; via the coding sequence ATGACTTCTTTTCTGCTGGTGATATTGCTTCTGCTGGTGGTCCTGTTCATGGGCATGCCTGTGGCCTTCTCCTTGGGGGCTACGTCGGTCCTTTTAACCTTGGTTTACGATCTGCCGATGAAGGTCCTGTCTCAGTCTATCTTCACGTCCCTTGAGGGCTTCGTCCTGCTGTCCATACCACTGTTTGTCCTCATGAGCCAGGTTCTTCTCGACGGCAGAATAGGGGACGACCTCTTTGAGGTAATGAACGCCTGGGTTCGCCACCTTCCTGGTGGTCTAGCCATAGCAACGATAATGGCGTGCGCTTTCTTCGCGGCCATAACCGGATCTGGCGCCGCCACCGCTGCCACGATCGGGATGGTTGCCTATCCTGCCATGATAGAGAGGGGCTACGACAAAAAGTTTACCCTCGGTCTTCTCGCAGCCGGAGGGACCTTAGGGATATTGATACCGCCCAGCATCCCACTCATCCTCTACGGTGCCATCACCGAGGAGTCCGTAGGAAAGCTTTTCATCGCTGGAATAATCCCTGGGCTCATCCTCACAGGTATTTTCGTCGTCTACTCGGTGGTCAAGAGCAAGAGGGGCGGCTTCACCCCTATGCCTAAGGTCCCGTGGAAGGAGCGTCTATCGGTTACGGCAAAGAACATATGGGGGATAATCCTGCCGCTGTTGGTGGTCGGTGGGATATACAGCGGTGCTTTTACCCCAACGGAGGCCGCCGCTGTCGGTCTGGTCTACAGCCTGTTCATCACCATGGTCATATACAGGACCATAAAGATAAAGGATATCCCTGAGATATGCATGAAAGCTTTGGGAACCTCCTGCATGATCGCCATGGTCATAGCCGGAGCCGTGCTGTTCGGAAGGGTTATGACGTTGCTCATGATCCCCCAGAAGCTTACGGAGCTCATCATCCAGAACAACTTCTCTCCCATGATGTTTATCATAGCGATGAACCTGCTGATGGTCATCCTGGGAATGGTCCTTGAGACGGTGTCCATCGTGCTGCTTACCATGCCGCTGGTCACGCCGATACTTTTGGCGCTGCACATAGATCCTATCTGGTATGCCATCATACTTACGGTCAACATGACCATGGCGCTAATAACTCCACCGGTGGGAATGAACCTCTACGTGATAAAGGGCCTGAGAAAGGACATCAGTATGGGGGAGATCATATCCGGTGTGCTTCCTTTCATGCTTCTGCTTGTAGTTATGTTGATCATAGTGATGGCGTTCCCGACCTTGAGCACGTGGCTTCCGTCGGTGATGCACTGA
- the hcp gene encoding hydroxylamine reductase, with protein sequence MYCFQCQETAKNSGCTVRGVCGKPESTANLQDLLIYILKGIAVWGVKADELGVLRKFDGLFVAQGLFATITNANWDDGRFVKLIGEAVTVRDDVRDRFKAAYKAKNGSEFDGSVHDCATWNGPVSAYAEKALSVGILATENEDVRSLRELLVIGLKGIAAYGDHAAVLGYEDLGIYRFFMEALESTTRDLSVDEMVALVMKAGDYAVKTMALLDKANTETYGNPEITEVNLGVRGNPAILISGHDLRDMEELLKQTEGTGVDVYTHGEMLPAHYYPAFKKYDNFVGNYGNSWWLQNDEFEAFNGAILMTTNCLVPLKSNNTYKDRLFTTGMTGYPDVVHIPDREDGKPKDFSAVIEKAKACPAPKELETGKIVGGFAHNQVMALADKVVEAVKSGAIKRFVVMAGCDGRHKSRDYYTQVAQALPKDTVILTAGCAKYRYNKLDLGDIGGIPRVLDAGQCNDSYSLAVIALKLKEAFGLSDINELPISYDIAWYEQKAVAVLLALLFLGVKDIRLGPTIPGFLSPNVAKVLVDNFGIKGIDTVESDVAAIMAGK encoded by the coding sequence ATGTACTGTTTCCAGTGTCAGGAAACGGCGAAAAACAGCGGCTGCACCGTGAGGGGCGTGTGCGGCAAGCCCGAATCGACGGCGAACCTTCAGGACCTGCTGATATATATTTTAAAGGGGATTGCCGTCTGGGGGGTAAAGGCCGACGAGCTCGGTGTGCTTCGCAAATTCGACGGCCTGTTCGTGGCCCAGGGGCTATTTGCGACCATAACCAACGCCAACTGGGACGATGGACGCTTCGTTAAGCTCATAGGCGAAGCTGTGACGGTAAGGGACGACGTCAGGGACCGTTTCAAGGCGGCCTATAAGGCCAAGAACGGATCGGAGTTCGACGGATCGGTCCACGACTGCGCCACATGGAACGGACCTGTCTCGGCCTACGCCGAAAAAGCCCTATCGGTGGGCATACTCGCCACGGAGAACGAGGATGTCCGTTCCCTTCGTGAGCTTCTTGTCATAGGGCTCAAGGGGATAGCGGCCTACGGCGACCACGCCGCGGTTCTGGGCTACGAGGACCTGGGTATATACCGCTTCTTCATGGAGGCCCTCGAGTCCACCACCAGAGATCTATCGGTGGACGAGATGGTGGCTCTGGTGATGAAGGCCGGGGATTACGCCGTAAAGACCATGGCTCTGCTGGACAAGGCCAACACCGAGACCTACGGCAACCCGGAGATAACCGAGGTCAACCTGGGGGTCCGTGGAAACCCCGCGATACTGATAAGCGGTCACGACCTGAGGGACATGGAGGAGCTGCTGAAACAGACCGAGGGCACAGGGGTGGACGTCTACACCCACGGCGAGATGCTTCCCGCCCATTACTATCCTGCCTTCAAGAAGTACGACAACTTCGTGGGCAACTACGGCAACTCCTGGTGGCTCCAGAACGACGAGTTCGAGGCCTTCAACGGGGCCATACTCATGACCACCAACTGTCTGGTTCCCCTAAAGTCCAACAACACCTACAAGGACAGGCTCTTCACCACAGGGATGACGGGCTACCCCGACGTGGTCCACATACCGGACAGAGAGGACGGAAAGCCAAAGGACTTTTCCGCCGTCATAGAGAAGGCCAAGGCCTGCCCCGCCCCTAAAGAGCTTGAGACGGGCAAAATAGTGGGAGGCTTCGCCCACAACCAGGTCATGGCACTGGCGGATAAGGTTGTCGAGGCGGTCAAGTCGGGGGCTATCAAGCGTTTCGTGGTAATGGCAGGGTGCGACGGTCGCCATAAGTCCAGGGACTACTACACCCAGGTGGCCCAGGCACTGCCTAAAGACACGGTCATACTGACAGCAGGATGTGCCAAGTACCGCTATAACAAGCTGGACCTGGGAGATATAGGTGGCATTCCCAGGGTTTTGGACGCGGGTCAGTGCAATGACTCCTACTCCCTGGCGGTCATAGCCCTGAAGCTAAAGGAGGCCTTCGGCCTTAGCGATATCAACGAGCTTCCTATCTCCTACGACATAGCCTGGTACGAGCAGAAGGCGGTGGCGGTCCTGCTGGCCCTGCTCTTCCTTGGAGTGAAGGATATCCGGCTTGGGCCCACCATACCGGGATTCCTCTCCCCTAACGTGGCAAAGGTGTTGGTCGACAACTTCGGCATAAAGGGCATAGACACGGTGGAGTCCGACGTGGCTGCCATAATGGCGGGTAAATAG
- a CDS encoding CaiB/BaiF CoA transferase family protein, with protein sequence MIKGALSDLVVLDLTRVLAGPFCTMLLADMGADVIKIEVPETGDDTRQMGPFVKGESAYYMNLNRNKRGVTLNLKHKRGKDIFAEMVKKADIVVENYRPGTMEKLGFGYEDMKKINPKIIYAAISGFGHTGPYKMRPGYDIIAQAMSGLMSTTGWPGGEPTRTGTAMGDVLAGLSCAIGILAAVNGRNLTGEGQKIDVALVDSAVASLEIINMIYLVEGRVPQRIGNRYESTYPYDSFRASDGSMVIGAANDKLWQSLCSLIGRPEIAEDPKYLRVRDRVAHHDEIKPIIEEWTMGNTVQNCCRLMDEAGIPCAPIMSIDQVTSDPHIAGDRKMFVPVDHPVAGMTTLTGNHIKMSGTPAEIRTPSPVLGEHNSQVYCEFLGLTEAEVEDLRSQGVI encoded by the coding sequence GTGATTAAAGGTGCGCTATCCGATTTGGTGGTTCTGGACTTGACCAGGGTTCTGGCTGGTCCCTTCTGCACAATGCTGCTCGCCGATATGGGGGCGGACGTCATAAAAATAGAGGTGCCGGAGACAGGCGACGACACGAGACAGATGGGGCCCTTCGTCAAGGGAGAAAGCGCCTACTACATGAACCTCAACCGAAACAAGAGGGGAGTGACCCTTAACCTCAAGCACAAAAGGGGCAAGGATATTTTCGCCGAGATGGTAAAAAAGGCCGATATAGTCGTGGAAAACTACCGCCCTGGCACGATGGAGAAACTGGGGTTTGGTTATGAAGACATGAAAAAAATAAACCCTAAAATCATCTATGCCGCGATTTCCGGTTTTGGACACACTGGACCCTACAAGATGCGTCCTGGCTACGACATAATAGCCCAGGCGATGAGCGGACTCATGAGCACCACCGGCTGGCCGGGAGGGGAACCGACCAGGACCGGGACCGCCATGGGAGACGTGCTTGCCGGACTTTCCTGTGCCATAGGGATACTGGCGGCGGTAAACGGCAGAAACCTGACAGGAGAGGGACAGAAGATAGACGTGGCCCTGGTCGACTCGGCCGTGGCAAGCCTGGAGATAATAAACATGATCTATCTTGTGGAGGGCAGGGTCCCCCAGCGCATAGGGAACCGCTACGAGTCCACCTATCCCTACGACTCCTTCCGTGCCTCCGATGGCAGTATGGTTATAGGGGCGGCCAACGACAAGCTGTGGCAGAGCCTGTGTTCCCTTATAGGGCGGCCTGAGATCGCGGAGGACCCCAAATACCTCAGGGTTCGAGACAGGGTGGCCCATCACGACGAGATTAAGCCGATCATCGAGGAATGGACCATGGGCAACACCGTTCAGAACTGTTGTCGTTTGATGGATGAGGCGGGGATTCCATGCGCCCCCATAATGTCCATCGATCAGGTGACCAGCGATCCCCACATAGCAGGGGATAGAAAAATGTTCGTCCCTGTGGACCATCCTGTGGCTGGCATGACCACCTTGACAGGCAACCATATCAAGATGTCCGGCACGCCAGCGGAGATAAGGACGCCCTCCCCTGTACTGGGAGAGCATAACTCCCAGGTCTACTGTGAATTTCTCGGTCTGACCGAGGCGGAGGTAGAGGACCTTCGCTCTCAGGGCGTCATCTGA
- a CDS encoding DctP family TRAP transporter solute-binding subunit → MNGTMRKVLCASITMATVAISTLAAYAVEVKLSNQLPPSHHISKALDLFADKVKEYSGGGMTVTVFHSAQLFKDTEVVEALQERLVPIALVPVNKWAGMIPATDIFEVPFVFKGLDSIKKFIDAGAGDLLNEEFKKKGVTNLFWADYGFVQFFNSKRPLAAPSDFDGLKIRTFSNGTAETVAALGGTPVVMSSSEMYMALQRGTVDGATTGMPAAVSRKIFEVQKYLTVCNYTTAQFVVQCNLEWWDKLSDGDRDILKRAGSDAEAWLRTQIAQSEIDAQKVIADAGLEILELDDAQRKAFVEATETVRSGFAKKSPLCKQLVDIALGLE, encoded by the coding sequence ATGAACGGAACTATGCGCAAGGTGTTGTGTGCCAGCATAACCATGGCGACCGTCGCCATATCCACACTGGCGGCTTACGCTGTCGAGGTAAAGCTGTCCAACCAGCTTCCCCCCTCTCACCATATCTCAAAGGCATTGGATCTCTTTGCCGACAAGGTCAAGGAATACTCCGGTGGGGGTATGACCGTGACGGTATTCCATTCGGCTCAGCTTTTTAAGGACACAGAGGTCGTAGAGGCCCTTCAGGAGAGGTTGGTCCCAATAGCTTTGGTACCGGTCAACAAATGGGCTGGAATGATACCGGCTACGGATATATTCGAGGTTCCTTTCGTCTTTAAAGGTCTTGATTCCATAAAGAAGTTCATCGATGCCGGAGCTGGCGACCTCCTGAACGAGGAGTTCAAGAAAAAGGGAGTCACCAACCTTTTCTGGGCAGACTACGGTTTCGTGCAGTTCTTCAACAGCAAGCGGCCCCTCGCCGCTCCTTCAGATTTTGATGGTCTAAAGATCAGGACCTTCAGCAACGGCACCGCTGAGACCGTTGCCGCCCTCGGTGGAACGCCGGTCGTCATGAGCTCCTCGGAGATGTACATGGCGCTTCAGAGGGGTACCGTCGATGGAGCGACAACAGGTATGCCTGCGGCGGTCTCCAGGAAGATATTCGAGGTTCAAAAATACCTCACAGTCTGCAACTACACCACAGCTCAGTTCGTGGTTCAGTGCAACCTTGAGTGGTGGGACAAGCTCTCCGACGGAGATAGGGATATCCTTAAGAGAGCCGGAAGCGACGCTGAGGCGTGGCTCAGAACCCAGATAGCCCAGTCGGAGATCGACGCTCAGAAGGTCATAGCCGATGCAGGGCTTGAGATACTGGAGCTCGATGACGCTCAGAGAAAGGCCTTCGTCGAGGCCACTGAAACGGTCAGGAGTGGGTTCGCCAAGAAGAGCCCTCTTTGCAAGCAGTTGGTCGACATCGCCCTGGGGTTGGAGTGA
- a CDS encoding GntR family transcriptional regulator, producing MTVGSLEYVTLSSQMFDYLRREIIVSSEFKDGVYIREGDIAERLGVSRAPVREALKQMEMMGLVVSVPRRGVKVRLFSKEELDELYEMRVILEGVVFRTIVENGLFTSEVRPKFEKMLEELLFICEGEGSRRDKILLFCDRDLAFHKSLAELSGKIWTSRALETLYCQLHLALLGELEEVEVLADLVRLHYHIIEYLSSGDLEKLTSDRRYSYFNRRKTTLEGAGGG from the coding sequence ATGACGGTTGGATCTTTGGAGTACGTCACGCTGAGCAGCCAGATGTTCGACTACCTTCGGAGGGAGATCATAGTCTCATCTGAGTTCAAGGACGGCGTTTATATAAGGGAAGGGGATATAGCTGAGCGACTTGGGGTCAGTCGAGCTCCGGTCAGGGAGGCTTTAAAGCAGATGGAGATGATGGGGCTCGTCGTATCGGTCCCGAGGCGAGGGGTTAAGGTCCGCCTCTTCTCCAAGGAGGAACTGGACGAGCTTTACGAGATGAGGGTTATTCTTGAGGGTGTAGTATTCAGGACCATCGTCGAGAACGGTCTTTTTACCTCCGAGGTGAGGCCCAAGTTCGAAAAAATGTTGGAGGAACTCTTGTTCATATGCGAGGGCGAAGGATCCAGGCGGGATAAGATTCTGCTTTTCTGCGACAGAGACTTGGCATTTCATAAATCACTGGCGGAGCTTTCAGGTAAAATCTGGACCTCAAGGGCCCTCGAGACCCTCTACTGTCAGCTTCACCTAGCCCTTTTGGGGGAGCTAGAGGAGGTTGAGGTGCTGGCCGATCTTGTGAGACTTCATTATCACATAATTGAATATCTATCCAGCGGAGACTTGGAGAAGTTGACCTCCGATAGAAGGTACAGCTATTTCAACAGGAGAAAGACCACCCTAGAGGGAGCTGGGGGGGGATGA
- the nhaC gene encoding Na+/H+ antiporter NhaC produces the protein MDTYKGFIKRREMVFVKESGSAHREVGLKGSVFILFTILAMMIVGKLFMGFDTAILIMMVSVVTSAIYIFGYGFTWTELFDGGVIPMIARASGAILILLTVGPMIALWMASGTVPYLIYLGLQILTPKTFLVSAAIICAMSSVLTGTSWGSAATFGVAFMGIAYGLGVPLPAAAGAVVAGSYFGDKMSPVSDTTVLAAATAEADLIDHIKSMLWTTLPAFLIGLAIYGVVGSRSVGEMDMSKIDVIISAIQGNFNLGPVVLIPPVLLLVLAYMRYPTLPVLWVSMIAAAPLAMMQGNSLSKIVSIMAKGPSLATGAEAVDKLLNRGGFSFMAGAVAVVFFAYIFAGQLEYSGTIKIVTTALRERFIKSSVGKFIFSVSLTGIITALGTGNSYLSIIMPGTMYKDLCDELSVDRRILSRTLEDSGTVIVSIVPWSAAGIYMSSVLDVPVLQYLPWAVMCYAGAIVAWIYGFTGIGIMRTNKGTKE, from the coding sequence ATGGATACATACAAGGGATTCATAAAGCGAAGGGAGATGGTTTTTGTGAAGGAAAGTGGTTCAGCACACAGGGAGGTTGGCCTCAAGGGCTCGGTTTTTATACTTTTTACCATTTTAGCGATGATGATAGTCGGCAAGCTCTTTATGGGTTTTGATACCGCCATTCTTATAATGATGGTGTCGGTGGTGACGTCGGCGATCTACATCTTCGGCTACGGCTTTACCTGGACGGAGCTTTTCGACGGAGGGGTTATCCCCATGATAGCCAGGGCCTCTGGGGCTATCCTAATACTGCTCACCGTCGGTCCTATGATAGCCCTCTGGATGGCCTCCGGGACGGTCCCATACCTCATATATCTGGGGCTTCAGATACTGACACCAAAGACCTTCCTGGTCTCCGCCGCCATAATCTGCGCCATGTCGTCGGTGCTGACCGGAACGTCCTGGGGGTCCGCCGCCACCTTTGGCGTGGCCTTCATGGGAATAGCCTACGGCCTTGGGGTTCCCCTCCCTGCGGCAGCGGGGGCGGTAGTAGCAGGCTCTTACTTCGGGGATAAAATGAGCCCTGTCTCCGACACCACTGTTCTGGCGGCTGCGACCGCCGAGGCGGATCTGATCGACCATATCAAGTCCATGCTGTGGACCACTCTGCCGGCCTTTTTGATCGGCCTAGCTATATACGGCGTAGTGGGCTCCAGGAGCGTCGGGGAGATGGACATGTCCAAGATAGACGTGATTATCTCCGCCATTCAGGGGAACTTCAACCTCGGTCCGGTGGTCCTTATCCCCCCGGTGCTTCTGCTGGTGCTGGCCTACATGCGCTACCCGACCCTTCCCGTACTTTGGGTTTCCATGATAGCCGCCGCACCTCTCGCCATGATGCAGGGCAACAGCCTGTCAAAGATAGTCTCCATAATGGCGAAGGGACCCTCTCTCGCTACAGGAGCGGAGGCGGTGGACAAGCTTCTGAACAGAGGTGGATTTTCCTTCATGGCCGGTGCGGTGGCGGTGGTGTTCTTCGCCTACATCTTCGCTGGACAGCTTGAATACTCGGGAACCATAAAAATAGTGACCACCGCTCTCAGAGAGAGGTTCATAAAGAGCAGTGTAGGCAAGTTTATATTCTCCGTGTCCCTGACGGGAATAATCACCGCCCTTGGAACTGGAAACTCCTACCTGAGCATAATCATGCCTGGGACCATGTACAAAGACCTCTGCGACGAGCTTTCCGTGGACAGAAGAATTCTCTCCCGTACCTTGGAGGACTCGGGCACTGTCATAGTGTCCATAGTCCCCTGGTCCGCCGCCGGTATCTACATGTCCTCGGTCCTTGACGTGCCGGTGCTTCAGTACCTGCCATGGGCGGTTATGTGCTACGCCGGAGCGATCGTAGCCTGGATCTACGGTTTCACCGGGATAGGCATCATGCGCACGAATAAGGGGACCAAAGAGTGA
- the iadA gene encoding beta-aspartyl-peptidase — protein MIDDRTASRNALLTGGEVYGPEYLGKMDLLILGGKVASIQPSIDRSFLSAVPNLSILDCSGCKVVPGLIDQHNHFNGAGGEGGPAFRTPPAQLSSFVKAGITGAVGLLGTDGICRSLEELLAKARGLEEEGLSTWIYTGSYQIPSPTLTGSVMRDIALIDKVIGVKMALSDHRCSHPSLEELRRLVSDVRVAGMISGKPGIVCVHMGSESSGLEPLREALSGTDIPMPHFLPTHVSRCDELLEDGIRFISEGGHVDLTAGDDTPSSVERLFKAGADMSRVTLSSDGNGSLPVFDENKRMIGMGVGTPDSILNQIRATVLSDIAPLETMVSMATKNVADHLGLRGKGRLAPGFDGDTVVLGEGLELLHVLSRGRTSMKDGKVLVKGNFEV, from the coding sequence GTGATAGATGATCGAACGGCGAGTCGAAACGCTCTTTTGACCGGTGGAGAGGTCTATGGGCCGGAATACCTGGGGAAAATGGACCTTCTCATTTTGGGCGGCAAGGTGGCCTCCATACAGCCCTCCATCGACAGGTCCTTCCTGTCGGCGGTGCCGAACCTTTCAATCCTGGACTGCTCCGGCTGTAAGGTGGTACCTGGCCTTATAGACCAGCATAACCACTTCAACGGCGCGGGAGGCGAGGGAGGTCCTGCCTTCAGGACCCCTCCGGCCCAGCTTTCGTCCTTCGTGAAGGCCGGGATCACCGGGGCTGTAGGGCTGTTGGGTACCGACGGAATATGTCGCTCCCTGGAGGAGCTTCTGGCCAAGGCCAGAGGGCTTGAGGAGGAGGGGCTTAGCACCTGGATCTACACCGGCTCCTATCAGATCCCCTCTCCGACCCTGACCGGCTCGGTCATGAGGGATATAGCCCTGATAGACAAGGTCATAGGGGTGAAGATGGCCCTGTCGGATCACCGGTGTTCCCATCCGTCGCTCGAGGAGCTTCGGCGGCTGGTGTCAGACGTCAGGGTGGCTGGGATGATATCGGGAAAACCGGGCATCGTGTGTGTCCACATGGGGTCAGAGTCATCGGGGCTTGAACCGTTGAGGGAGGCCCTGAGTGGGACCGATATCCCCATGCCCCACTTCCTGCCGACCCACGTCAGCCGTTGTGACGAGCTCCTGGAGGACGGAATCAGGTTTATCTCCGAGGGAGGACACGTGGATCTCACCGCCGGGGACGATACACCGTCCTCCGTGGAGAGGCTGTTCAAGGCCGGGGCTGATATGTCTCGGGTCACCCTAAGCTCCGACGGCAACGGCAGCCTTCCGGTCTTCGACGAGAACAAGCGTATGATAGGGATGGGGGTAGGTACTCCCGACTCCATACTTAACCAGATCAGGGCAACGGTCCTTTCGGATATCGCTCCTTTGGAGACCATGGTCTCCATGGCGACCAAAAACGTGGCCGACCACCTGGGCCTGAGGGGCAAGGGCAGGCTAGCCCCTGGCTTCGACGGCGATACGGTGGTGCTGGGTGAGGGCCTGGAGCTTCTCCACGTCCTATCGAGGGGGCGGACTTCCATGAAGGACGGGAAGGTTTTGGTTAAGGGCAATTTCGAGGTTTAA
- a CDS encoding hydroxymethylglutaryl-CoA lyase, which yields MFDKKLPSNVQIREVCPRDGFQSQRDFIPTEEKIALVDAMAQTGISIMEVTSFVSPKAIPQMADASEVMEHFNRRWRGKVESIVLIPNLKGAERALAVGSDAVGFVVSASEAHNMANTRRSVRESMDELRSVASIKGDTALGVSVATSFECPFDGPVDPQAVVKIVEEALEIGVDSITLADTVGTCDPLMLTKTLTEVRSRFGEYPFFLHLHDTNGMAMVNTMAAMDLGFYRFDSAAGGLGGCPFAPGAAGNVATEDMVNFFERIGVSTGVRLDKVLEVAARMKEMGLAVNSHLSARCKK from the coding sequence ATGTTCGATAAAAAGCTTCCATCAAACGTCCAGATAAGGGAGGTCTGTCCCAGGGACGGATTTCAGAGCCAGAGGGATTTTATCCCAACGGAGGAAAAAATAGCCCTGGTGGACGCCATGGCCCAGACCGGGATTTCGATCATGGAGGTGACCTCCTTCGTAAGTCCAAAGGCGATACCTCAGATGGCCGACGCATCGGAGGTAATGGAGCACTTCAACCGTCGTTGGAGGGGCAAGGTGGAGTCCATAGTTCTGATACCGAACCTAAAGGGAGCGGAGAGGGCTCTGGCTGTAGGATCCGACGCGGTTGGGTTCGTCGTCTCAGCCAGCGAGGCCCACAATATGGCTAACACCAGGCGATCGGTCAGGGAATCTATGGACGAGCTGAGGTCGGTGGCCTCCATAAAGGGAGATACCGCACTGGGGGTATCTGTCGCGACCTCATTCGAATGTCCCTTCGACGGCCCGGTCGACCCTCAAGCCGTAGTAAAAATAGTGGAGGAAGCCTTGGAGATCGGCGTGGACTCCATCACTCTGGCCGATACCGTTGGAACCTGCGACCCACTAATGTTGACGAAGACCCTCACGGAGGTTCGAAGTCGTTTTGGCGAATATCCCTTCTTCCTTCACCTCCACGACACGAACGGAATGGCTATGGTGAACACCATGGCGGCGATGGACCTCGGGTTCTATCGTTTCGATTCCGCAGCAGGAGGGCTGGGAGGATGCCCCTTCGCTCCAGGGGCCGCAGGCAACGTGGCTACCGAGGATATGGTCAACTTCTTCGAGAGGATCGGCGTGTCTACAGGGGTCAGGCTTGATAAGGTCCTTGAGGTCGCTGCGAGGATGAAGGAAATGGGGCTGGCGGTCAACAGCCATCTATCCGCTAGGTGTAAAAAATGA